One Succinivibrio dextrinosolvens DNA window includes the following coding sequences:
- a CDS encoding HesA/MoeB/ThiF family protein, producing the protein MNNTNRYARQQMIPEYQDLDKRLKQNRIAIVGSGGLGGLCSYLLVGAGALNINIADYDTIDETNLHRQILYREKDIGETKINCCKRELVELDKRANINTFAEKITKANFQKFTEGCRLVLDLSDNIETRLSLNSLCFANRIDLIHASVTAETALLAYFKFSDSKFIDEYGCYECLAGENATTAKKGITGPFASAVSAFVANLTMQVFTDRITEKLGKIYLFDLNRFSIKSFSLKKSPLCKCCGTTKEVS; encoded by the coding sequence ATGAATAATACAAACAGATACGCAAGACAGCAGATGATTCCTGAATATCAGGATCTTGATAAAAGACTCAAACAAAATAGAATCGCTATCGTTGGAAGTGGCGGATTAGGAGGTCTTTGTTCCTATCTTCTTGTGGGTGCAGGAGCTCTAAATATAAATATCGCAGACTACGATACTATTGATGAAACAAACCTGCATCGACAGATCTTATACAGAGAAAAAGATATTGGTGAAACAAAAATTAACTGTTGCAAACGGGAATTAGTCGAATTAGACAAGAGAGCAAATATAAATACCTTTGCCGAAAAAATTACTAAGGCGAACTTTCAGAAATTTACAGAAGGTTGTCGTTTGGTATTGGATCTTAGTGACAATATAGAAACAAGACTTTCCTTAAACAGCCTATGTTTTGCCAACAGAATAGACCTTATACACGCTTCAGTTACCGCAGAAACAGCGCTACTTGCTTACTTTAAATTCTCTGACAGTAAGTTTATCGACGAATACGGATGCTATGAATGTTTAGCAGGAGAAAATGCAACAACAGCAAAAAAAGGTATAACAGGGCCGTTTGCTTCGGCAGTCTCAGCATTTGTTGCAAATCTCACCATGCAGGTCTTTACAGACAGAATTACTGAAAAATTGGGAAAAATATATCTATTTGACCTAAACAGATTCTCAATTAAAAGCTTTTCACTAAAAAAATCACCCCTCTGCAAATGTTGTGGTACTACTAAGGAGGTCTCATGA
- the thiS gene encoding sulfur carrier protein ThiS has protein sequence MKINYNGSTIEIKDNLTLHSFVLELQLESRTIAAAVNEQIVPKKNWEKFYLQEGMTVDIFNLVAGG, from the coding sequence ATGAAAATCAACTACAACGGTTCAACAATTGAGATAAAGGACAATCTTACTTTACACAGTTTTGTCCTTGAATTGCAATTGGAAAGCAGAACAATCGCAGCTGCAGTTAATGAGCAGATTGTCCCAAAGAAAAACTGGGAAAAGTTTTATCTCCAGGAAGGGATGACTGTAGATATTTTTAATCTGGTAGCTGGAGGTTAA
- a CDS encoding thiazole synthase encodes MTDKLTLAGKSYDSRLIIGTGKYASGEILAKACKESGAQIATMAVKRIDTKDHTDEIVSPLLDMGIQLMPNTSGAKNAKEAIFAAQLAREALEVDWIKVEVHPDVKYLLPDPIETFKACEFLCKDGFKVFPYINADPVLCKRLEDIGVCAVMPLGSPIGSARGLDTLSMLKIIIRESHVPVIIDAGIGSPSDAVKAFEIGADACMVNTAIAAAGDQLKMARAFNLAQEAGRMAYKAGLADKIETSRATSPMEAFLKEAMK; translated from the coding sequence ATGACAGATAAATTGACATTAGCAGGAAAGAGTTATGATTCACGCCTTATCATAGGAACAGGAAAATACGCGTCTGGAGAAATACTTGCAAAAGCATGCAAGGAATCTGGTGCTCAAATTGCAACCATGGCTGTAAAAAGAATTGATACAAAAGATCACACAGATGAAATAGTATCACCGCTTTTAGACATGGGAATTCAACTCATGCCAAACACCTCTGGAGCAAAAAATGCTAAAGAAGCAATATTCGCTGCACAGCTTGCAAGAGAAGCACTTGAAGTTGACTGGATCAAAGTAGAAGTTCACCCTGATGTGAAATATTTATTACCAGATCCTATTGAAACCTTTAAAGCCTGCGAATTTTTATGTAAAGATGGATTTAAAGTCTTTCCTTATATAAACGCAGATCCTGTTTTATGTAAAAGGCTTGAGGACATTGGTGTCTGCGCAGTAATGCCTTTAGGTTCTCCTATTGGATCTGCCCGTGGTCTTGATACTTTATCAATGCTAAAGATCATTATTCGTGAATCTCACGTTCCAGTAATCATTGATGCAGGTATAGGCTCTCCTTCTGATGCAGTAAAAGCATTTGAAATCGGTGCAGATGCATGCATGGTTAATACTGCAATTGCTGCTGCAGGAGATCAGCTAAAAATGGCGCGGGCATTTAATCTTGCGCAAGAAGCTGGCAGGATGGCATATAAAGCAGGACTCGCTGACAAAATAGAAACTTCTAGAGCAACATCCCCTATGGAGGCTTTTCTGAAGGAGGCTATGAAATAA
- the thiH gene encoding 2-iminoacetate synthase ThiH, translating to MSFYDVIEKIDIDKFINLVDSRKDADVEKALTKKEPLGVDDFAALISENARKHYLKDMVNISTQLTRRRFGRCVNMYLPLYLTNLCSNKCVYCGFSVMNKFRRVVLNLTQIDEECQEISRMGYKNILLVSGESERRAGIDYFKEVLPVVKKYATYLQMEVQPLSVDEYVQLKKLGLDAVSVYQETYHKEFYSKVHLGGKKADYRWRVETPDRLGKAGIDKVGIGSLLGLYDWRADLCSTALHILYMREHYWKTNLSVSFPRLRPAAGGFEPKLPVSDAKLLQIICALRIFDNELDLTLSTRESANFRDLILPVGITAISAGSSTEPGGYAHKGENLEQWTVNDDRTVDEVVSAMESCGFEAVFQNASTTFFSAV from the coding sequence ATGAGTTTCTATGATGTTATTGAAAAAATAGATATAGACAAATTTATAAACCTTGTCGACAGTCGGAAAGATGCAGATGTAGAGAAAGCATTAACTAAAAAAGAACCTCTTGGAGTTGATGATTTTGCGGCACTTATTTCTGAGAATGCACGTAAGCATTATCTAAAAGATATGGTTAACATTTCAACACAGTTAACACGTCGCAGATTCGGAAGATGTGTGAATATGTATCTTCCTCTATACCTGACAAATCTCTGTTCAAACAAATGCGTATATTGCGGCTTTTCTGTTATGAACAAATTCAGACGAGTTGTTCTAAATCTGACTCAAATTGATGAAGAATGCCAGGAGATAAGCAGGATGGGATATAAAAACATACTGCTTGTATCAGGAGAATCTGAACGAAGGGCCGGCATTGATTATTTCAAAGAGGTTTTACCTGTTGTAAAGAAATACGCTACTTATCTTCAGATGGAAGTTCAACCATTATCTGTAGATGAATACGTGCAGCTGAAAAAGCTTGGACTAGATGCAGTCTCTGTCTATCAGGAAACATATCATAAGGAATTCTACAGTAAAGTACATCTTGGTGGGAAAAAAGCAGACTACAGATGGAGAGTTGAAACACCTGACCGTCTAGGAAAGGCAGGAATCGACAAAGTAGGAATAGGATCTCTTCTGGGACTTTACGACTGGAGAGCTGACCTATGCTCCACTGCTTTACACATTCTTTACATGCGAGAGCATTACTGGAAAACCAATCTATCCGTTTCTTTTCCTAGATTGAGGCCCGCCGCAGGAGGATTTGAACCCAAACTACCAGTCTCCGATGCGAAACTATTACAGATAATCTGTGCATTAAGAATCTTTGACAATGAACTCGATCTGACTTTAAGTACACGAGAAAGTGCAAATTTTAGAGATCTTATATTACCAGTAGGTATAACCGCGATATCTGCAGGATCTTCAACTGAACCAGGAGGATACGCTCATAAAGGAGAAAATCTTGAACAATGGACTGTCAATGATGATAGAACCGTTGATGAAGTTGTTAGTGCAATGGAAAGCTGTGGATTTGAAGCTGTCTTTCAGAATGCTTCGACAACATTCTTCTCCGCTGTATAG
- a CDS encoding LPP leucine zipper domain-containing protein produces MNKFQATLAVVALGSSVLVGCASNSALEAKIDAIAADVDALKAQQSKLANDVAFVKSDAARANDRLDNMTRRYKK; encoded by the coding sequence ATGAATAAGTTTCAGGCTACTTTAGCTGTTGTTGCTTTAGGTTCATCAGTATTAGTTGGTTGCGCAAGCAACTCTGCTCTTGAGGCTAAGATCGATGCTATCGCTGCTGACGTTGACGCTTTAAAGGCTCAGCAGTCTAAGTTAGCAAACGACGTTGCTTTCGTTAAGTCAGACGCAGCTCGTGCAAACGATCGTTTAGACAACATGACTCGTCGTTACAAGAAGTAA
- a CDS encoding D-glycero-alpha-D-manno-heptose-1,7-bisphosphate 7-phosphatase yields MNKAAFFDRDGVINIDYGFVGQIENYDLIDGVPQALCLLRELGYYLVLVTNQSGIARGKYTESDFFKVTSFMQANLSLYDACFDKVYFCPHHPSADLPQYRCECECRKPKSGMFLQAKKELNLDMSQCLMFGDHASDLIAAKNAGISNLYLVGTHLKEESSKIDSAECLPSLWESVKKIKNENK; encoded by the coding sequence GTGAACAAGGCTGCATTCTTTGATCGCGATGGAGTGATCAATATTGATTATGGTTTTGTCGGACAGATTGAGAACTATGACCTTATAGATGGAGTCCCTCAGGCCTTATGTCTTTTAAGGGAATTGGGCTATTACCTTGTTCTTGTAACTAATCAGTCAGGAATTGCTAGAGGTAAATATACAGAGTCTGATTTCTTTAAGGTTACATCATTTATGCAGGCTAATCTTTCCTTATATGACGCCTGTTTTGATAAGGTATATTTCTGTCCGCATCATCCTAGTGCAGATCTTCCTCAGTACCGATGTGAATGTGAATGCAGAAAGCCAAAGAGTGGAATGTTTCTTCAGGCAAAGAAGGAACTGAATCTTGATATGAGTCAGTGTCTGATGTTTGGTGATCATGCCTCGGATCTGATTGCTGCCAAGAATGCCGGTATCAGCAATCTTTACCTTGTTGGAACTCATCTTAAGGAAGAATCCTCAAAGATTGACAGTGCTGAATGCTTACCTTCTCTTTGGGAAAGTGTGAAAAAAATCAAAAATGAAAATAAGTAA
- the luxS gene encoding S-ribosylhomocysteine lyase, whose protein sequence is MPLVDSFLVDHTIMPAPSVRMAKLMKTPKGDTIQVWDLRFKKPNHGRLSDKGIHTFEHYFAGFMREHLNNPGVVEVIDISPMGCKTGFYMSLIGDAQGDNVAKCFELAIKDIASLDDNAKIPAANEYQCGSCDLHSLSDAKAIAKEILDKGIVVVKNEDIALAPEKLKDLA, encoded by the coding sequence ATGCCACTAGTTGATAGTTTTTTAGTTGATCACACTATTATGCCAGCTCCATCTGTAAGAATGGCAAAGCTAATGAAAACTCCTAAGGGAGATACAATTCAGGTTTGGGATCTTCGTTTTAAGAAACCTAATCATGGAAGATTATCCGACAAAGGTATTCATACATTTGAACATTATTTTGCTGGGTTTATGCGTGAGCACTTAAATAATCCTGGTGTTGTGGAAGTAATTGATATTTCTCCTATGGGATGCAAGACAGGATTCTATATGAGTCTGATAGGTGATGCTCAAGGGGATAACGTAGCCAAGTGTTTTGAGCTAGCTATTAAGGATATTGCATCTTTAGACGATAACGCCAAAATTCCTGCCGCCAATGAGTATCAGTGTGGTTCATGCGATTTACATTCACTATCAGATGCTAAAGCTATTGCAAAGGAAATTCTTGATAAAGGTATCGTCGTTGTCAAAAACGAGGATATTGCTCTGGCTCCAGAGAAACTCAAGGATCTTGCATAG
- a CDS encoding P-II family nitrogen regulator: MKKISAIIKPFKLDDVREALSAKGISGMTVSEVKGFGRQKGHTELYRGAEYVVDFLPKAKIELVVKDEDVDLCIEAITAGAHTGKIGDGKIFVSDVERVIRIRTGEEGDDAI; this comes from the coding sequence ATGAAAAAAATATCCGCGATTATTAAACCATTTAAGCTAGATGACGTGCGAGAGGCATTAAGTGCAAAGGGTATTTCTGGTATGACTGTTTCTGAGGTCAAAGGCTTTGGTCGTCAGAAAGGCCACACAGAATTGTATCGTGGAGCTGAATATGTTGTAGATTTCCTTCCAAAGGCAAAAATCGAACTTGTTGTTAAAGATGAGGATGTAGATTTATGTATTGAGGCAATTACAGCAGGAGCCCATACAGGTAAGATTGGAGATGGCAAGATTTTTGTCTCTGATGTAGAAAGAGTAATTCGAATCCGCACCGGAGAAGAAGGTGACGACGCTATTTAA
- a CDS encoding super-infection exclusion protein B — MKHENSISALKITNTIMMWLFCLTVMMLVMPWEIISTDFAAHIETNKIVLYFALIIEVSNFISQGLLTIINAILSKKAQKKMQEKIVHAVEGLDFAERALLREYVLQRKSVLTLPVNEPTVRNLIDDGVLRIVNVNDESSYRADIIIAKEARPYITYKAIGLTLGKMTEEQVSQIMNSRPEYAKQKFSHQNKIFIGSNAVRNANSPMRELENQNEDVAA; from the coding sequence ATGAAACACGAAAATTCTATTTCTGCATTAAAGATTACAAATACTATTATGATGTGGTTATTCTGTTTAACTGTAATGATGTTAGTTATGCCTTGGGAAATAATATCAACAGATTTTGCAGCACATATTGAAACCAATAAAATTGTTCTTTATTTTGCACTGATTATTGAGGTATCTAATTTTATAAGTCAGGGACTGTTAACTATTATCAATGCCATTCTCAGCAAGAAAGCACAAAAGAAGATGCAGGAAAAAATCGTTCACGCTGTTGAAGGACTGGATTTTGCAGAAAGAGCTTTACTAAGAGAGTATGTTTTACAGAGAAAGTCTGTATTAACACTACCTGTCAACGAACCAACTGTTAGAAATCTAATCGATGATGGTGTACTGAGAATCGTTAATGTAAATGATGAGAGTAGCTACAGAGCAGATATTATTATTGCCAAGGAAGCTCGTCCATACATCACATACAAGGCAATTGGTCTTACCCTTGGCAAAATGACTGAAGAGCAGGTATCTCAGATCATGAACTCTAGACCTGAGTACGCAAAACAGAAATTCAGTCATCAGAACAAAATATTCATTGGATCAAATGCAGTTAGAAACGCAAATTCTCCAATGAGAGAACTAGAAAACCAGAACGAGGATGTTGCTGCATAA
- the glpX gene encoding class II fructose-bisphosphatase — translation MQQHLADKNIALDLVRVTEAAALASARYIGLGNKELVDRAAVDAMRIAFQSIHIKGTIVIGEGEKDEAPMLYTGEKVGFGDGAEFDIAVDPIDGTSCVAGGKPNGIAAVGIAPKGTMFNPGHSFYCEKMAVGAEAANVIDLDAPIKDNVVNVAKALGKKVGELKVFVLDKPRHEQLIKDIHLAGARVMVHSDGDIAGALMAIDPTTDIDLLVGIGGTPEAVITACAIKGTGGQMLTRLAPKTEAEKEAIIKDGFDIKAIRTVDELITSDQCYFAATGVTPGELLDGVRYKGEYTLTSSISSRGRTGTRRYIQAWHDRVKLSKMSSVEY, via the coding sequence ATGCAACAACATTTAGCTGATAAGAATATCGCTTTAGATTTGGTTCGTGTAACAGAGGCTGCCGCATTAGCATCTGCAAGATATATTGGTCTAGGAAACAAGGAATTAGTTGATCGTGCTGCTGTTGATGCAATGCGTATTGCTTTCCAAAGTATACATATCAAAGGAACTATTGTTATCGGTGAAGGTGAAAAGGACGAAGCTCCTATGCTGTATACTGGCGAGAAAGTTGGTTTTGGTGATGGTGCAGAGTTTGATATTGCTGTTGATCCTATTGATGGAACAAGCTGTGTTGCAGGTGGAAAACCTAACGGTATAGCTGCTGTAGGTATCGCTCCGAAGGGAACAATGTTTAATCCTGGTCATAGTTTCTACTGTGAGAAGATGGCAGTTGGAGCTGAAGCCGCAAATGTAATTGATCTTGATGCTCCAATAAAAGATAACGTGGTAAATGTTGCTAAGGCATTAGGAAAGAAAGTTGGTGAACTCAAGGTATTTGTTCTTGATAAGCCACGTCATGAACAGCTGATTAAGGATATTCATCTTGCCGGTGCAAGAGTAATGGTTCATTCTGACGGTGATATTGCCGGCGCATTGATGGCAATTGATCCAACAACCGATATCGATCTTTTAGTTGGCATTGGCGGTACACCTGAAGCTGTTATTACAGCCTGCGCTATTAAGGGAACCGGAGGACAGATGCTTACAAGATTAGCACCTAAGACAGAAGCAGAAAAGGAAGCTATTATCAAAGACGGTTTTGATATAAAAGCTATTAGAACTGTTGACGAGCTTATTACCTCAGATCAGTGTTATTTTGCTGCTACAGGTGTAACTCCAGGAGAACTTCTTGACGGAGTTAGATATAAAGGAGAGTACACTTTAACTTCATCTATTTCATCAAGAGGCAGAACAGGTACAAGAAGATATATTCAGGCATGGCATGACAGAGTTAAATTGTCAAAAATGAGTTCTGTAGAATACTAA
- the tuf gene encoding elongation factor Tu, producing the protein MAKEKFVRGKVHVNVGTIGHVDHGKTTLTAAITTVLAEKFGGEARKFDQIDNAPEEKARGITINTSHVEYDTANRHYAHVDCPGHADYVKNMITGAAQMDGAILVVAATDGPMPQTREHILLARQVGVPYIIVFLNKCDMVDDEELLELVEMDVRDLLNQYQFPGDDTPIIRGSALGALNGEEKWKESIYKLAETLDSYIPDPKRDVDDPFLLPIEDIFSISGRGTVVTGRVERGIVHVGDEVEIVGIRPTTKTTVTGVEMFRKLLDEGRAGDNVGILLRGTKRDEVERGQVLAAPGTITPHTKFTGQVYVLSKDEGGRHTPFFKGYRPQFFFRTTDITGSIDLKEGVEMVMPGDNTDMTVTLIHPVAMAEGERFAIREGGRTVGAGVVGSIIE; encoded by the coding sequence ATGGCAAAAGAGAAGTTTGTCCGTGGCAAAGTACACGTAAACGTAGGCACCATTGGTCACGTTGACCACGGTAAGACCACTTTAACCGCAGCTATCACAACTGTTCTAGCAGAGAAGTTCGGTGGTGAGGCACGTAAGTTCGATCAGATCGATAACGCTCCAGAAGAGAAGGCACGTGGTATTACCATTAACACCTCTCACGTTGAGTACGATACTGCAAACCGTCACTATGCACACGTTGACTGCCCAGGTCACGCTGACTATGTTAAGAACATGATTACTGGTGCAGCACAGATGGACGGTGCTATTCTAGTAGTAGCAGCAACTGATGGTCCTATGCCACAGACCCGTGAGCACATTCTGTTAGCTCGTCAGGTAGGTGTACCATACATCATTGTATTCCTAAACAAGTGCGATATGGTAGACGACGAGGAATTATTAGAGTTAGTTGAGATGGACGTACGTGATCTATTAAATCAGTACCAGTTCCCAGGCGACGACACTCCAATCATCCGTGGTTCAGCACTAGGCGCATTAAATGGCGAAGAGAAGTGGAAGGAGTCAATCTACAAGTTAGCAGAGACCCTAGATTCATACATTCCAGATCCAAAGCGTGATGTCGATGATCCATTCCTATTACCAATCGAAGATATCTTCTCAATCTCAGGTCGTGGTACTGTAGTAACCGGCCGTGTAGAGCGTGGTATTGTACACGTAGGTGACGAAGTAGAAATCGTTGGTATCCGTCCAACCACCAAGACCACTGTAACTGGCGTTGAAATGTTCCGTAAGTTACTAGACGAAGGCCGTGCTGGTGATAACGTAGGTATTCTACTACGTGGTACCAAGCGTGATGAAGTTGAGCGTGGACAGGTTCTGGCAGCACCAGGCACCATTACTCCACACACCAAGTTCACTGGTCAGGTTTACGTACTAAGCAAGGATGAAGGTGGTCGTCACACTCCATTCTTCAAGGGCTATCGTCCACAGTTCTTCTTCAGAACAACCGATATTACCGGTTCAATCGATCTGAAAGAGGGCGTAGAGATGGTAATGCCAGGTGATAACACCGACATGACCGTAACCCTAATCCACCCAGTAGCTATGGCTGAAGGCGAGAGATTCGCTATCCGTGAAGGTGGCCGTACTGTAGGTGCTGGTGTTGTTGGTTCTATTATTGAATAA
- the fusA gene encoding elongation factor G, with amino-acid sequence MSRETPIKMYRNIGISAHIDAGKTTTTERILFYTGKSHKLGEVHDGAATMDWMVQEQERGITITSAATTCYWHGMSNQWKAPYRFNIIDTPGHVDFTAEVERSMRVLDGAVMVYCAVGGVQPQSETVWRQAQKYKVPRIAFVNKMDRTGANFLRVVEQIKTRLKGNPVPLMLPIGKEDSFVGVVDLIKRKAIDWDEASQGMKFEYVDIPADMVEEVEEWRAKLVEAAAEANDDLMDKFFGGEELSEEEIKSGLRERTLRNEIIPMCCGSAFKNKGVQAMLDAVVDYLPSPADVPAVEGKTLTGEADSRKADDKEPFAALAFKLANDPFVGNLTFLRCYSGFIKSGDTVMNSDKQKRERFGRLVQMHANARNEVSEVYAGDIVAAIGLKETVTGDTLCDPEHPIILESIDFAEPVISVAVEPKTKDDQEKMALALQRLAKEDPSFRVRTDEESGQTIISGMGELHLDIIVDRLRREFKVECNQGKPQVAYRETIKNKVEQQGKFARQSGGRGQYGDCWLRLEPLEQGKGYEFVNEIVGGVIPKEYIPAIDKGCQEQIANGVLAGFPVVDVKVTVFDGSYHEVDSSEMAFKIAASMAFKEGFKKANPVLLEPLMKVEVDTPEDYMGDVIGDLNRRRAIVEGMEDGPMGKIVKANVPLGEMFGYATDLRSLTQGRASYVMEFGYYAEAPKNIAEAVISERQSKE; translated from the coding sequence ATGTCTCGCGAAACCCCTATTAAAATGTACCGTAATATCGGTATTAGTGCTCACATTGATGCTGGTAAAACCACTACTACTGAGCGTATTCTTTTCTACACAGGAAAGAGTCACAAGTTAGGTGAGGTTCATGATGGTGCTGCTACCATGGACTGGATGGTTCAGGAGCAGGAGCGTGGTATTACCATTACTTCAGCTGCTACCACCTGTTACTGGCATGGTATGAGCAATCAGTGGAAGGCTCCATACCGTTTCAATATTATTGACACCCCAGGCCACGTTGACTTTACTGCAGAAGTAGAGCGTTCAATGCGTGTTCTTGATGGTGCAGTTATGGTTTACTGTGCTGTGGGTGGTGTTCAGCCTCAGTCTGAAACCGTTTGGAGACAGGCTCAGAAGTACAAGGTTCCTCGTATTGCTTTCGTTAATAAGATGGACCGTACCGGTGCTAACTTCCTACGTGTTGTAGAACAGATTAAGACCCGTCTGAAGGGTAACCCTGTTCCTCTAATGTTACCAATCGGTAAAGAGGACAGCTTTGTTGGTGTAGTTGACCTAATCAAGCGTAAGGCTATTGACTGGGATGAAGCATCTCAGGGTATGAAGTTTGAGTACGTTGACATTCCTGCAGATATGGTTGAAGAAGTTGAAGAGTGGCGTGCAAAGCTTGTTGAAGCTGCTGCAGAGGCTAACGACGATCTGATGGATAAATTCTTTGGCGGTGAAGAACTGTCTGAGGAAGAAATCAAGTCCGGTCTACGTGAGCGTACTCTTCGCAACGAAATTATTCCTATGTGCTGCGGTTCAGCTTTCAAGAACAAGGGTGTTCAGGCAATGCTTGATGCTGTTGTTGATTATCTGCCTTCTCCAGCTGATGTTCCAGCTGTTGAAGGTAAAACCTTAACTGGTGAAGCTGATTCTCGTAAGGCTGATGACAAGGAGCCATTTGCTGCTTTAGCATTTAAGTTAGCAAACGACCCATTCGTAGGTAACTTAACATTCTTACGTTGCTACTCAGGCTTTATTAAGTCTGGTGACACTGTAATGAACTCAGATAAGCAGAAGCGTGAGCGTTTCGGCCGTCTAGTTCAGATGCACGCTAATGCTCGTAACGAGGTTAGCGAGGTTTATGCAGGTGACATCGTTGCTGCTATCGGTCTGAAGGAAACCGTTACCGGTGATACCTTATGTGACCCAGAGCATCCAATTATTCTTGAGTCAATCGACTTCGCAGAGCCAGTTATCTCTGTAGCAGTTGAGCCTAAGACCAAGGATGACCAGGAGAAGATGGCTCTTGCTTTACAGCGTCTAGCAAAAGAAGATCCTTCATTCCGTGTTCGTACAGACGAGGAGTCCGGCCAGACCATTATTTCAGGTATGGGTGAGCTTCACTTAGACATTATTGTTGATCGTCTACGCCGTGAGTTCAAGGTTGAGTGTAATCAGGGTAAACCACAGGTTGCATACCGTGAGACCATTAAGAACAAGGTTGAACAGCAAGGTAAGTTTGCTCGTCAGTCTGGTGGTCGTGGTCAGTACGGTGACTGCTGGTTACGTCTTGAGCCTCTTGAGCAGGGCAAGGGTTACGAATTCGTTAATGAGATTGTTGGTGGTGTTATTCCTAAGGAATACATTCCTGCAATTGATAAGGGCTGTCAGGAGCAGATCGCTAACGGTGTTCTAGCTGGTTTCCCAGTTGTTGACGTTAAGGTCACTGTATTCGATGGTTCTTACCATGAAGTTGACTCTTCAGAAATGGCATTCAAGATTGCTGCTTCTATGGCTTTCAAAGAGGGCTTCAAGAAGGCAAATCCAGTTCTTCTAGAGCCTTTAATGAAGGTTGAAGTTGATACTCCTGAAGACTACATGGGTGACGTTATTGGTGACTTGAACCGTCGTCGTGCTATCGTTGAAGGCATGGAAGATGGTCCTATGGGTAAGATTGTTAAGGCAAACGTTCCTCTTGGAGAGATGTTTGGCTACGCAACTGACCTTCGTTCTCTGACTCAGGGTCGTGCTTCATATGTAATGGAGTTCGGTTACTATGCAGAGGCACCAAAGAACATCGCTGAAGCTGTTATTTCAGAGCGTCAGTCTAAAGAATAA
- the rpsG gene encoding 30S ribosomal protein S7 encodes MPRRREVAQRKILPDPKFNSELLAKFINVVMLDGKKSIAEAIVYGALDTVSEKSGKDHLALFEEALEHIRPDVEVKSRRVGGANYQVPVEVRPARGNALAMRWLVDAARSRHEKSMAARLAAEMADAVENKGTAVKKREDVHRMAEANKAFSHFRW; translated from the coding sequence ATGCCTAGACGTCGTGAAGTTGCTCAGCGTAAGATTTTGCCAGATCCAAAATTCAACTCTGAGTTATTAGCAAAGTTTATCAATGTCGTAATGCTAGATGGTAAGAAGTCAATCGCTGAAGCCATCGTTTATGGTGCATTAGACACCGTTTCTGAGAAGAGCGGCAAGGACCACCTCGCCCTGTTTGAGGAGGCACTTGAGCATATCCGCCCAGACGTAGAAGTTAAGTCTCGTCGTGTTGGTGGTGCAAATTACCAGGTTCCAGTAGAAGTTCGCCCAGCTCGCGGCAACGCATTAGCAATGCGCTGGTTAGTTGACGCAGCTCGTTCTCGTCACGAGAAGAGCATGGCTGCTCGTTTAGCTGCAGAAATGGCAGACGCAGTAGAGAACAAGGGAACCGCTGTTAAGAAGCGCGAAGACGTACATCGTATGGCAGAAGCTAACAAAGCATTCAGCCACTTCCGTTGGTAG
- the rpsL gene encoding 30S ribosomal protein S12, with amino-acid sequence MSTINQLVRKPRVKVVSKNKVPALEACPQKRGVCTRVYATKPKKPNSAMRKVCRVRLTNGFEVTSYIGGEGHNLQEHSVVMIRGGRVKDLPGVRYHTIRGSLDCAGVKDRKQSRSKYGVKKPKA; translated from the coding sequence ATGTCTACTATTAATCAGTTGGTTCGCAAACCACGCGTTAAAGTAGTTTCAAAGAACAAGGTTCCAGCACTGGAAGCTTGTCCTCAGAAGCGTGGCGTTTGCACCCGTGTATACGCAACTAAGCCTAAAAAGCCTAACTCAGCAATGCGTAAAGTATGTCGTGTTCGTTTAACTAATGGTTTTGAAGTTACTTCATACATTGGTGGTGAGGGGCACAACCTTCAGGAGCACTCAGTTGTAATGATTCGTGGCGGTCGTGTTAAGGACCTTCCAGGTGTTCGTTACCACACCATTCGTGGTTCACTAGACTGCGCTGGTGTTAAAGATCGTAAGCAGTCTCGCTCTAAGTACGGTGTTAAGAAGCCTAAGGCTTAA